Proteins from a single region of Chanodichthys erythropterus isolate Z2021 chromosome 13, ASM2448905v1, whole genome shotgun sequence:
- the fam219ab gene encoding protein FAM219A isoform X2, with amino-acid sequence MMEEIDRFQVPTEAEMQPFDPASSTTSEADSDTRENEPATLNYKPSPLHMKIDKQRELVRKGSLKNGNAGSPVNQQPKKNNVMARTRLVVPNKGYSSLDQSPDEKPLVALDTDSDDDFDMSRYSSSGYSSAEQINQDLNIQLLKDGYRLDEIPDDEDLDLIPPKSVNSTCMCCQATSSTACQIQ; translated from the exons ATGATGGAAGAAATTGACAGATTTCAAGTGCCGACTGAGGCAGAGATGCAGCCTTTT GATCCAGCATCATCGACCACATCAGAGGCAGACTCAGATACCAGGGAGAATGAGCCTGCCACCCTGAACTATAAACCTTCTCCTCTCCATATGAAGATAG ACAAACAGAGAGAGCTGGTTAGGAAAGGATCACTGAAAAATGGCAATGCCGGAAGCCCTGTCAATCAACAACCCAAGAAAAATAACGTGATGGCCAGAACAAG GCTAGTGGTTCCCAATAAAGGCTACTCTTCTTTAGACCAGAGTCCAGATGAGAAACCTTTAGTTGCTCTAGACACAGACAG CGATGACGACTTTGACATGTCTAGATATTCCTCATCAGGATACTCATCAGCCGAG CAAATAAACCAGGATCTGAACATCCAGCTACTGAAAGATGGATACAGGTTGGATGAGATCCCTGATGATGAAGACCTGGACCTCATACCGCCCAAATCCGTCAACTCCACCTGCATGTGCTGCCAAGCCACCTCCTCCACTGCTTGTCAAATCCAGTAA
- the fam219ab gene encoding protein FAM219A isoform X1: protein MMEEIDRFQVPTEAEMQPFDPASSTTSEADSDTRENEPATLNYKPSPLHMKIDKQRELVRKGSLKNGNAGSPVNQQPKKNNVMARTRLVVPNKGYSSLDQSPDEKPLVALDTDSDDDFDMSRYSSSGYSSAEVRSLREQQINQDLNIQLLKDGYRLDEIPDDEDLDLIPPKSVNSTCMCCQATSSTACQIQ from the exons ATGATGGAAGAAATTGACAGATTTCAAGTGCCGACTGAGGCAGAGATGCAGCCTTTT GATCCAGCATCATCGACCACATCAGAGGCAGACTCAGATACCAGGGAGAATGAGCCTGCCACCCTGAACTATAAACCTTCTCCTCTCCATATGAAGATAG ACAAACAGAGAGAGCTGGTTAGGAAAGGATCACTGAAAAATGGCAATGCCGGAAGCCCTGTCAATCAACAACCCAAGAAAAATAACGTGATGGCCAGAACAAG GCTAGTGGTTCCCAATAAAGGCTACTCTTCTTTAGACCAGAGTCCAGATGAGAAACCTTTAGTTGCTCTAGACACAGACAG CGATGACGACTTTGACATGTCTAGATATTCCTCATCAGGATACTCATCAGCCGAGGTGAGGTCTCTAAGGGAACAG CAAATAAACCAGGATCTGAACATCCAGCTACTGAAAGATGGATACAGGTTGGATGAGATCCCTGATGATGAAGACCTGGACCTCATACCGCCCAAATCCGTCAACTCCACCTGCATGTGCTGCCAAGCCACCTCCTCCACTGCTTGTCAAATCCAGTAA